A DNA window from Paralichthys olivaceus isolate ysfri-2021 chromosome 11, ASM2471397v2, whole genome shotgun sequence contains the following coding sequences:
- the rinl gene encoding ras and Rab interactor 2 isoform X1 → MAVHSPVNGTTAIPFSRRPSLLEQLRGCQEAWCPRAPWDREGAHTAICGTPAGSFLVVQDSATSLPSLLCVSAGGDNDTILDYTIKSTGKVFQLSESRLSFSDLAQLVFFYSVTRDVLAVCLSIPQWIYSVTGKNKDRLSQLEPKTWLSSPPDQQMDEMTQREPSTVMCSIQLTSTNGALCIINPLYIRDHGDDWLTQRERTAQCTTQTSTYRRERRLSTTRPWAGAGLHNKRAISLDQGPSPASVETSGLTRARSADSQTPSTPAATAEVVLRRPSRTSTCSPPPRASMESLDSSPPSTPETLNYAASELLHRGSPLPQSPHRVSWIEDGFWLPPPRPSSLLHPPSLELDSLSVSSIEEEQESQIQSPTLHHPSAHRLADKVIHRLSAVGQVLGGLVCQKKRLSNRVQEMSERRGSSFAEAVRGFVEATQKGGADSDGVTGSEFLQEVRSSLSSLRETLLDYPEIQALLDSITDLSDSEIDSLVELSLHKVALKPVSTHLYSCIHTSRTNDGSFKSLQSNLHVLEKNEVEELGGSAGVGVPDSISLERIQQRWMAMHEAYSPNKKVKILLKVCKSIYESMSTNCSSGTVFGADDFLPCLTWVLLRSDVVTIQLDTDYMMELLDPTQLQGEGGYYLTTLYASLYYISSFRPRLAARQLSVEAQQSLNQWHRRRTLHCNQSRRSKHRRTIRRQMCLETGPRNCDTDTVTTEEIGKEKDCFHPDESQQQRDSSAGALQQLREETEREQGHEDQSQTPSPGSDCHQQDGTGSKQENRQNPCAAEEDKQAELKPVEEE, encoded by the exons AT gGCAGTTCATAGTCCAGTTAACGGTACAACGGCCATACCATTCAGCAGGAGGCCGTCGCTCCTGGAGCAGCTCAGAGGCTGTCAGGAGGCCTGGTGTCCCAGAGCACCCTGGGATAGGGAAGGGGCCCACACTGCAATCTGTGGGACACCTGCAGGG AGTTTCCTAGTTGTGCAGGACTCTGCGACGTCTCTGCCCagcctgctgtgtgtgtctgctggagGAGACAATGACACCATTCTCGATTATACCATCAAAAGCACAGGCAAAG tgttccagctgtctgagtctcgtctttctttctctgactTGGCTCAGCTGGTGTTCTTCTACTCTGTGACCAG GGATGTGTTGGCTGTTTGTCTGTCAATTCCTCAGTGGATCTACAGCGTCACCGGCAAGAACAAGGATCGCCTCTCTCAGCTTGAACCCA AAACGTGGCTCAGCTCACCTCCTGACCAACAGATGGATGAAATGACCCAAAGGGAGCCAAGCACCGTCATGTGCTCCATCCAG CTGACTTCCACCAACGGGGCCCTGTGTATCATCAATCCCCTCTACATACGTGATCATGGAGATGACTGGCTGACACAACGGGAGCGTACTGCGCAGTGCACCACACAGACATCAACCTACAGGCGAGAGCGACGCCTCAGCACCACTCGGCCGTGGGCAGGGGCTGGGTTACACAATAAACGGGCCATCTCATTGGACCAGGGACCCTCTCCTGCCAGTGTGGAGACTTCTG GTCTAACCAGAGCTAGATCAGCTGATTCACAAACCCCATCAACACCAGCTGCCACAGCAGAGGTGGTCCTCAGGAGGCCAAGCCGGACTTCCACCTGCAGCCCCCCACCCAGAGCAAGCATGGAGAGCCTGGAttcatctcctccctccacaccTGAAACTTTAAATTACGCCGCGTCCGAGCTGCTGCACCGCGGCAGCCCCCTCCCTCAGTCCCCTCACAGGGTGTCCTGGATCGAAGATGGATTCTGGCTGCCCCCACCCAGGCCCTCATCCTTGCTCCACCCCCCGTCTCTGGAGCTTGACTCGCTGTCAGTCAGCAGCattgaggaggagcaggagtcCCAAATTCAAAGCCCTACACTCCACCACCCGTCAGCGCACCGTTTGGCCGACAAGGTCATACATCGGCTCTCTGCAGTGGGCCAAGTGCTCGGCGGGCTGGTATGTCAGAAGAAAAGACTCTCCAATCGTGTGCAAGAGATGAGCGAGCGGAGAGGCAGTTCATTTGCAGAGGCCGTGAGAGGATTCGTGGAGGCGACGCAGAAGGGAGGGGCTGATTCCGATGGGGTCACGGGGTCAGAATTCCTACAGGAAGTAAGATCATCACTTTCATCGCTGAGGGAGACTCTGCTGGACTACCCAGAAATCCAGGCGTTGTTGGACAGCATTACTGATCTGAGCGACTCAGAGATAG ACTCATTGGTGGAGCTCTCCCtccacaaagtggctctgaagCCCGTCTCCACCCACCTCTACTCCTGCATTCACACCTCCCGCACTAATGATGGCAGCTTCAAGTCTCTCCAGAGCAATCTGCATGTGCTGGAAAAGAatgaggtggaggagctgggagGGTCAGCAGGAGTTGGGGTTCCTGACAGCATCAGCCTGGAGCGAATCCAGCAGAGGTGGATGGCGATGCATGAAGCCTACTCCCCGAACAAGAAGGTCAAGATCCTGCTCAAAGTCTGCAAGAGCATCTATGAGAGCATGAGTACAAACTGTAGCTCAG GTACAGTATTTGGAGCAGATGATTTTCTGCCCTGCCTGACATGGGTGCTGCTCCGAAGCGATGTGGTCACCATACAGCTGGACACAGACTACATGATGGAGCTCCTGGACCCCACACAGCTACAGGGAGAGG GTGGCTACTACCTCACAACTCTGTACGCCTCTCTCTACTACATCAGCAGTTTCCGTCCACGACTGGCAGCTCGTCAGCTCAGCGTGGAGGCCCAGCAGTCTCTTAACCAATGGCATCGCAGGCGCACCCTGCACTGCAACCAGTCTCGCCGCAGCAAGCATCGACGGACCATTCGCAGACAGATGTGTCTGGAGACGGGGCCGCGGAACTGTGACACCGACACTGTGACTACAGAGgagattggaaaagaaaaggattgttttcatcctgatgagtcacagcagcagagagacagcAGTGCAGgggctctgcagcagctgagagaggagacggagagagagcaAGGACACGAGGACCAATCACAGACTCCTTCTCCAGGATCAGACTGTCACCAGCAAGATGGAACAGGAAGcaaacaggaaaacagacagaatCCATGTGCAGCAGAAGAAGACAAACAAGCAGAATTAAAACCGGTAGAAGAAGAATAa
- the rinl gene encoding ras and Rab interactor 2 isoform X2, with translation MDEMTQREPSTVMCSIQLTSTNGALCIINPLYIRDHGDDWLTQRERTAQCTTQTSTYRRERRLSTTRPWAGAGLHNKRAISLDQGPSPASVETSGLTRARSADSQTPSTPAATAEVVLRRPSRTSTCSPPPRASMESLDSSPPSTPETLNYAASELLHRGSPLPQSPHRVSWIEDGFWLPPPRPSSLLHPPSLELDSLSVSSIEEEQESQIQSPTLHHPSAHRLADKVIHRLSAVGQVLGGLVCQKKRLSNRVQEMSERRGSSFAEAVRGFVEATQKGGADSDGVTGSEFLQEVRSSLSSLRETLLDYPEIQALLDSITDLSDSEIDSLVELSLHKVALKPVSTHLYSCIHTSRTNDGSFKSLQSNLHVLEKNEVEELGGSAGVGVPDSISLERIQQRWMAMHEAYSPNKKVKILLKVCKSIYESMSTNCSSGTVFGADDFLPCLTWVLLRSDVVTIQLDTDYMMELLDPTQLQGEGGYYLTTLYASLYYISSFRPRLAARQLSVEAQQSLNQWHRRRTLHCNQSRRSKHRRTIRRQMCLETGPRNCDTDTVTTEEIGKEKDCFHPDESQQQRDSSAGALQQLREETEREQGHEDQSQTPSPGSDCHQQDGTGSKQENRQNPCAAEEDKQAELKPVEEE, from the exons ATGGATGAAATGACCCAAAGGGAGCCAAGCACCGTCATGTGCTCCATCCAG CTGACTTCCACCAACGGGGCCCTGTGTATCATCAATCCCCTCTACATACGTGATCATGGAGATGACTGGCTGACACAACGGGAGCGTACTGCGCAGTGCACCACACAGACATCAACCTACAGGCGAGAGCGACGCCTCAGCACCACTCGGCCGTGGGCAGGGGCTGGGTTACACAATAAACGGGCCATCTCATTGGACCAGGGACCCTCTCCTGCCAGTGTGGAGACTTCTG GTCTAACCAGAGCTAGATCAGCTGATTCACAAACCCCATCAACACCAGCTGCCACAGCAGAGGTGGTCCTCAGGAGGCCAAGCCGGACTTCCACCTGCAGCCCCCCACCCAGAGCAAGCATGGAGAGCCTGGAttcatctcctccctccacaccTGAAACTTTAAATTACGCCGCGTCCGAGCTGCTGCACCGCGGCAGCCCCCTCCCTCAGTCCCCTCACAGGGTGTCCTGGATCGAAGATGGATTCTGGCTGCCCCCACCCAGGCCCTCATCCTTGCTCCACCCCCCGTCTCTGGAGCTTGACTCGCTGTCAGTCAGCAGCattgaggaggagcaggagtcCCAAATTCAAAGCCCTACACTCCACCACCCGTCAGCGCACCGTTTGGCCGACAAGGTCATACATCGGCTCTCTGCAGTGGGCCAAGTGCTCGGCGGGCTGGTATGTCAGAAGAAAAGACTCTCCAATCGTGTGCAAGAGATGAGCGAGCGGAGAGGCAGTTCATTTGCAGAGGCCGTGAGAGGATTCGTGGAGGCGACGCAGAAGGGAGGGGCTGATTCCGATGGGGTCACGGGGTCAGAATTCCTACAGGAAGTAAGATCATCACTTTCATCGCTGAGGGAGACTCTGCTGGACTACCCAGAAATCCAGGCGTTGTTGGACAGCATTACTGATCTGAGCGACTCAGAGATAG ACTCATTGGTGGAGCTCTCCCtccacaaagtggctctgaagCCCGTCTCCACCCACCTCTACTCCTGCATTCACACCTCCCGCACTAATGATGGCAGCTTCAAGTCTCTCCAGAGCAATCTGCATGTGCTGGAAAAGAatgaggtggaggagctgggagGGTCAGCAGGAGTTGGGGTTCCTGACAGCATCAGCCTGGAGCGAATCCAGCAGAGGTGGATGGCGATGCATGAAGCCTACTCCCCGAACAAGAAGGTCAAGATCCTGCTCAAAGTCTGCAAGAGCATCTATGAGAGCATGAGTACAAACTGTAGCTCAG GTACAGTATTTGGAGCAGATGATTTTCTGCCCTGCCTGACATGGGTGCTGCTCCGAAGCGATGTGGTCACCATACAGCTGGACACAGACTACATGATGGAGCTCCTGGACCCCACACAGCTACAGGGAGAGG GTGGCTACTACCTCACAACTCTGTACGCCTCTCTCTACTACATCAGCAGTTTCCGTCCACGACTGGCAGCTCGTCAGCTCAGCGTGGAGGCCCAGCAGTCTCTTAACCAATGGCATCGCAGGCGCACCCTGCACTGCAACCAGTCTCGCCGCAGCAAGCATCGACGGACCATTCGCAGACAGATGTGTCTGGAGACGGGGCCGCGGAACTGTGACACCGACACTGTGACTACAGAGgagattggaaaagaaaaggattgttttcatcctgatgagtcacagcagcagagagacagcAGTGCAGgggctctgcagcagctgagagaggagacggagagagagcaAGGACACGAGGACCAATCACAGACTCCTTCTCCAGGATCAGACTGTCACCAGCAAGATGGAACAGGAAGcaaacaggaaaacagacagaatCCATGTGCAGCAGAAGAAGACAAACAAGCAGAATTAAAACCGGTAGAAGAAGAATAa